gggcgacagagcgagatgctgtctcaaaaacaaaacaaacaacaacaacaacaacaaaaaaagcaaacaaaaaacagtcctTAGTGCCCTAGTTCTCTATGTCCAACTGCACCAAGCCCCACGTCCTCTCATGTATTATTCGTATAGCTGTCACATCAATGTCTCACAATGCCTCACTTATCTGTCTCACCCACTACAACATAATCCCATAGCACATTAGGTCAACATCCCATAATACAGTGCACTAGGGCTCAAGTTCCACCAGCTACTGGGCTGAGTGTGTTGTGCAATGCCCCAGGAAGAGCTGTGGTTCCATTTCCCATAACGCACCAGCTAACTGGGACCTACAGTCACTGGGTCTCCTATCTTACCTCAATATAGCTGACCCCAATGATCTCGTGCAATGCACTGCCTCTctaaaaatttagagaaaatcaGGCCTATATTCCATGAAGCTTTAGACTGGTATCTGTCTCGTGTCCCACAGTGCACTAGATCCAATGTCCCATCATGCTTTAGGCCCAAGTCCACCTTCCAAGGTTTCGTAATGATTGGCCTGTGACTCACTCACCACCAAACTGCTTGTCCGTCTCCCCATGCATCAGGGCCAAGTCCTCCCCCAGTGCCTGctgctcccagctctgcccttccTTTCCTGCCACACACCAGCAGTACCCTTGAGTCCGGGGCTCCCCTCTCCTTGCCCCAACAGAAAAGTAAAGTGGGACATGGTGGCCCATATTCCCTGGTACCAGAATCTTCTTGTGTAGCCTCTGACAGCTGGGACAGGCAggagtcaggcccctctgcttcACCTCATCCACTAGCGGGATCAGCGCTCGGTCCAGCAGCTGCTGCAGGGACTCCGTGGACAACTGCGAcccctggctgggggaggggtggtcaCCAGATAAAGAGGTCCAGTACCAAGTCCAGGGTGCCCCATGCTCACCTGCACAGCCTCCATTTGGCCTTGTTTCCAGTATGCACCCTATGCAACCTTCCCAGCATGGACTGTGCACCAGCTGTCCCTTGGTTTCCATGGTGCTCTGGGGATCAccactcttttttgttgttgtttttaagacgaagtcttgctctgtcacctaggctggagtgcagtggcgcgattttggctcactgcaacctccacctcccgggttcaagcgattctcctgcctccgcctcccaagtagctgggactacaggcatgtgccaccacacccagctaatttttgtatttttagtagagacagggtttcaccatgttggccaggatggtcttgatctcctgacctcatgatctccccacctcagcctcccaaagtgctgggattacaggcgtgagccactgggcctggaccttttttggtttttttttgagatggagtcttgctctgtcatccaggctggagtacagtggcatgatctgggctcactgcaacctctgcctcctgggttcagcgattctcctgcctcagcctcctgagtagctgggattgcaggcacccgccaccacacctagctaatttttgtgtttttagtggataTGAgttgtcaccatgttggccagtccggtcttaaactcctgacctctggtgatcctcccacttggcctcccaaagtgctgggattacaggcgtaagccaccacgcccggccggaatCACCATTCCTAAGGACACCAGACAGCCCTGAGTTTAGAAAGGCCGTTATAACTAACGCTTCCCATAATGCACTAGTGAAACTCGATTTCATGTTGTATTGTGAGTCCCCCTTTCCTACAATGGACCTTCCCACAATGGACCAAAAATGGTGCATCCCTTGGCTCCCACAATACACCAAGGTCTCACTTCCCCCACAGTGCACTGAAACCCTGCCTCCCCTCATGTTCACATCCCAGCCTTCCCTCAATGCACTGGAAATACGATGCTCAAAATGTaccaagttattttcttttttttttgagatggagtcttgctgtcgcccaggctggagtgcaatggcgcgatcttggctcaccgcaacctccacttcccaggttcaagagattctcccgcctcagcctcccaagtggctgggattacaagcgttcaccactacgcccagctaatttttgtgtttgtagtagagacgaggtttcactatgttggccaggctggtctcaaactcctgacctcagtgatctgcctgtcttggcctcccaaagtgctgggattataggtgtgagccactgcatccagcctttttcctttttttttttttttttgatacacagTTTCACTCTGCCTAACAGGGTGGAGTGCAttgtcgtgatctcagctcactgcaacctccgcctcccgggttcaagtgattttcatgccccaacttcctcagtagctgggattacaggcacacaccaccacacccagctaatttttgtatttttggtagatacggggtttcaccacattggccaggctggtctcgaactcctgatacccagtgatccacccaccttggtctcccgaagtgctgggattacaggcatgagtcaccacgcccggtctATACCAAGTTTCTCTTGAGTTCCACAAGACACTGATTTTACCTTGTAGAGTGGGAACAAATGAGGCTTCTAGTGCAGCAGGACTGGCTGTTTCTACCATGCACTGGAATGCCTTGTATCCCAAATGAACAGCGTCCCACCCTTCACTAATGTCCCATCTCCTTCCGCATCTCCTTTAATGTTCTATCCACAAGGCTCCCAGAGGCAGGCCTAGCCCCATTACCTGGCACAGCGGGCACAGTTGCCTTGTTGGGACCGATCCAGGTTCATGGAGAGGTCAGGCCCTCTTCGAGAGTTCTGAAATTGCCGCCCGAACTCCTCCAGAATGGGTTTCAGTGGGCCCAGCCCCTCCAGTTCGCTCCTCAGTGAAGCCACAGACACTGCTGACCGCTCCACCCTGAGGCATGAGTAACCAGTGCTGCCAGCTCCCTCTTGAGCGGTATAACCCTGGCAAGACTCCACCCATTATTAGTCCACCACTTATGTCTCTATCTGGTCTGCAATTCTccaccctgccctcccctctctgCTCTGACTGGcctcactttttgtattttattttatgttatggtagtttatttatctattgactattttgagccagggtctggctctgttgcccaggctggagtgcagcatcaCCATCATAGCTCTccgaagccttgaactcctgggctcaagcggtcactcctgcctcagcctcccgagtggctaggactacCATGGTGCGACACcacaccactcccagctaatttttaaattgtttgtagagatagggtctccgctatgttgcccaggctggtcttgcactcctggcctcaagtaatccgcccgcctcggcctcccaaagtgctgggattatagacgtgagccacctcactgGGCCACCTTTTGTAGATTATTGTTTGGAATGCCCCTCCTAGTTCTCTAATTGGCTTTCTCGGATCCCTCTTGACCCCACCCTTTGTCCTTTTAAGGTATAGACCACACCCCTTCTCTAATTGATTCCACCCCTCAGGCCTTATTAGGGTTGATGCAACCCTTCCTGCTCTCTAATTGGTGTTTCCCCATGTCGCTATATGTTCCGGAATGCCTGGCCATAGCTGATTGGCCTACCCATTTCCCTCAAGGCCCCGCCCTTGGGTTGGGATCGCCCTGCCCCTTCCGGTCTTCCCAAGCACTGGCCACCCAGTCCTTACATCGTACACAGCTCGTCCGCCCGACCTCGCAGCTCCTGCAAGCCCCGCGCCGTCTGTGCCTGCTCGCGCTGTGCCCGCTCCCACTGGCCCAGGAAGCCGTCGACCCTGCCGCCCAGGCCCCCGAGCAGTCGCAGGGCTTCCTGCACCGCCCCCTCCTCCTGATGCCACCGGGCGGTCAGCGAGGACACCTCTCTCCTGGAGGGGCAGAGAGGGGGAATGGGTCGGGGCTAGGCTTGGACAGGTCCCCATCTGCCCCCACAAGATAGGCGGAACAGGACTCACCTATCTCGCCCCACTGAGACCATGCCGGTGGCTCCAGACCCACCCAGGTCTCCAAATTTTCTTGCACCCTCCATTTGGTGAAATTTGGTCCTGTCTTCCAGAGCCCCGCCTTTATCCCCTTACTTTACTGGCTGTCTTGGCCCTTCCCTGGTCAGGTCCCCAACCTCTACCTCAGCTCTTCCACACACTGCCCCCCAAGGCACTGTCCACCCTACTCTGCCCCACTTGGTGCCTCCAGGACCGCTCCTCTCCCAAGCCCCGCCCACCTCAGTTTCAACAGGCCTGGACCTGCCTCCCAGCAGCCCAGAACtcaaaaattcattattttgtcCCTCCCTTGCTCAGGTCACTGCCTTCGGGGCACTCCCTCCTCTGCTCTTGGAGACCCCAGGCTTGTCGTCCTCCGGTTAGAATCTTTGAGGCTCCTACCCTGTGTCCCCGCCCACTGCAGCTCCTGGAGACTCTGCCCACGACTCTGCCCACCTTCGTTCCTCGAGGCTCCTCCCATgtcccctcccacctcaggttcTCGAGGCTCCACCGATATCACCGCCCACCTCAGCTCCACGAGGCTCCCTGGGTCCCCACCCATGCCTTTCCTTGAGAACCCCGTCCCTTGGGTCCCGCCCACCGCAGCTCCTCGAGGCTCCACCCCTGAGTCCCCGCCCACCTCGTTTCGAGGCCCCGCCCCTAGGTcccgcccacctcagctcctcGATGCCGGTGAACACCTTCTGCAATTCCTGCTCGCTCACGTAGGGGCCCTCACCTGCCCGAGGCCCCATTCCCCAGCCTGCGGGGACCAGGCCGCGAGGCCGCGAGGGTTTGTCAGGACTCCCTGGCGGGCCGGGGCAGCCCTGGGACGTGGCGGCGGGGCCCAGGCCGTTCCGGGAGAGGCCAGCCTCCGGCTTCTGCTGCTGCTCCGGCTCCTGCTGCTCGGTCTCCTGCCGTCGCGGCGTCTCatcctgcagctgctgctggaggTAGCGCAGCTTCTCCTGGTCGGTAAGGGAGGACGGGACGGGGTCACAGCGTCCAGCCGCTTTCCTCCCACAACCACCTCTACCCCCAAATCCGCTCCAGTACTCCCCAAGATTGGAAGTAGAACGCCTGTGGGGACAGGATGTTGGAAGTCCCACTGGCTGTCATTAGGGAGGGGAGGCACCATTTGAGGCCCAGTTGGACTCCAATTCCCGCTAACCTCCCACAGCCTGCCTCCAGGTATCCACCCGGCCCTCCAAGCCTTCCAGGCGTCAAATACCCGTCCCGGCCACTTGGCAAGAACAACTGAAGCTTTCTCAGCATTTTGTTGGAAAATGAGTGGGCATGTGGACAGGACAGGCCTTCTCACTTGAAGTCCAGCTCGAGTCTCTTTCTGGGACCTGAATGTGACTGCAGGGTAAGAGTCCCCCAGCTGGATGTTGGAGCCTCATTTGAATCCCTCTTATCAGTGGGTTCTAAGGATGACTGTGTGCACGCAGGAGcagtgtggtggtggtgttggggCGGGGAGTTCCACCTAAAAGTGTATCTTGAGTCCCTCGCGCATCTGACGTCCT
The sequence above is drawn from the Macaca thibetana thibetana isolate TM-01 chromosome 19, ASM2454274v1, whole genome shotgun sequence genome and encodes:
- the TSKS gene encoding testis-specific serine kinase substrate isoform X4, whose translation is MASVVVKTIWQSKEIHEAGDTPTGVESCSQLVPEAPRGVSSRAKGIPKKKKAVSFHGVEPQMSHQPMHWCLNLKRSSACTNVSLLNLAAMEPTDSTGTDSTVEDLSGQLTLAGPPASPSLPWDPDDADITEILSGVNSGLVRAKDSITSLKEKTTRVNQHVQTLQSECSVLSENLERRRQEAEELEGYCIQLKENCWKVTRSVEDAEIKTNVLKQNSALLEEKLRYLQQQLQDETPRRQETEQQEPEQQQKPEAGLSRNGLGPAATSQGCPGPPGSPDKPSRPRGLVPAGWGMGPRAGEGPYVSEQELQKVFTGIEELRREVSSLTARWHQEEGAVQEALRLLGGLGGRVDGFLGQWERAQREQAQTARGLQELRGRADELCTMVERSAVSVASLRSELEGLGPLKPILEEFGRQFQNSRRGPDLSMNLDRSQQGNCARCASQGSQLSTESLQQLLDRALIPLVDEVKQRGLTPACPSCQRLHKKILELERQALAKHVRAEALSSTLRLAQDEALRAKNLLLTDKMKPE